The genomic interval GGCCTTGGCACTCTCATCCTCCAGGCAGTTGGTACACTTGCCCCCCACCACGGACAGCAGCACGCCCAGAGCGGCCACGATGATGCTGATGATGATGAGGGCGCGGGCCGCCTGCAGGTCCTGCGGCAGCGCCAGCAGCGAGTCGTACACCTTGCACTGCATCTGGCCGGTGCTCTGCACCACGCAGTTCATCCACAGGCCCTCCCAGATGGTCTGCGACGTGACGATGTTGCTGCCGATGAAGGCCGTCACGCGCCACATGGGCAGCGCGCAGCACAGCATGACGGCCAGCCAGCCCAGGACGGCCAGCGCGATGCCCGTCACCTGTAGCCCCATGGAGGCCATTGCTTAGAGTCCGCGGAGGTTGAGgacctggaaggctgaggggaTCCGGCTGTGGAGGCCGTAGGATTCCAAGCGTTGGGGACGGACTTAACGTTCGCAGAGAGCTCCTTTGCACCGTGAGTCAGGAGATAAAGCCAGTCCTGATGCGCAAGCCAGCGAGTGTGAGCAGACCAGTTCCTTCCAGCCGACAGCTGCCAGGGCACTCTCTCGCTAGGGACAGGTTGAGCAGTTATATGGCTCTGGCAGAGGGGcgggggcagagggaggagttTTCGTCACTGGGACCTCCTCCTGACCAGTTTCTCTGGATTCCTGAGCCCAGGCCAACAAAGGCACTTTTGAGGCCCCTGTCCCTGGTCCCTGAGTCACTATCCAGTCTCAGAAGAAACtaccctctccccttcctcaaaGCCCATGCTGAGGTCACCCGGGAGACAGACACTGAATCACAGCCCAGGGACAGCTGGATATTCACAGGGCAAGGCCAGGGGGCAGCCAGACCCAGCCAGGTTTGGGAGCCTGAAGACCAGGGTCCCCACAGGCCAGGGCCCCCTCATTCTAGGTTTAGGTGGGAGGACAGGGTGGAGACCCTCAGGGAgagagtttgaggatgcagtctCGGAAACATCCACGAGAAACCGCACCTTGATTACTGTCCTTTCTTGTCCTTATCAGTTTCATCACTGGCAGTTTCACTGCTGTTGTGACTATGATCATTCATGCACCTGGCCTCACCAGCAGCCTCTGCGGCACTGGCCGGATAAAGTTACGTGTAGGGGAGTGAGGAGCCGGGAAGCCGGGACTCCTGGGTACATCACCCACTCTCACCCATCTCTATCGCCTGGCTTCTCCGTTTGGCTAGAAGAGGGGCCTTGGACATGATGACCTTTAGCCAAAAAGAGACAGAAGCCTGCCCCTCTCTACCTCCACAGAAGTTTAGTCTGGTGGGCTCTGTCCCTGCCAGAGGCCACCCTGCTTGCCCAGAACTGGGTGGGGCTGGTCACCAACGACGACAAACATTAACTAGATCCTGGAGACATCATCACCCCAGTAAATGGATGTTTACTCTGTGGAGACATACAAAGCCTTCCTAATAAAGCCAGGGTGGATGCAAAGTCCCATGAGATTTCAAAGGGAAGGGGAACTCTTCGGGGGTGGGGAGGTGTGGTGCTGGGGGAGCTTGACTACAAAGGGGTGCTGTGGGGCACAACTCCAGGGGGCACTGGATTCTTGGATTATGCCACAGAAGGCATCATGAACGGGTCCCCCAGAAAAGTTTTGCAAGGCAACGGGACTGGCTGAAGGAGGACATTCTGGTAGACGGTGGGCCAGGCTGAACAAATGCAGCTCATTCTGGGAATACAGCCCTTAGGAGAGATGTGCAAGGCAGCGAGACTGGTGAAGGAGGACATTCGGGCAGAGAGAACAAGGGCAGAGGTGGCAAGGTGGGGAAAGGCAGCTTGTTCTGGGAACAGCCAGGAATCCA from Rhinopithecus roxellana isolate Shanxi Qingling chromosome 6, ASM756505v1, whole genome shotgun sequence carries:
- the LOC104681238 gene encoding claudin-4; this translates as MASMGLQVTGIALAVLGWLAVMLCCALPMWRVTAFIGSNIVTSQTIWEGLWMNCVVQSTGQMQCKVYDSLLALPQDLQAARALIIISIIVAALGVLLSVVGGKCTNCLEDESAKAKTMIVAGVVFLLAGLLVIVPVSWTAHNIIRDFYNPLVASGQKREMGASLYVGWAASGLLLLGGGLLCCNCPPRTDKPYSAKYSAARSAAASNYV